CACAGTATCCAGGCAGGCGAACGGGGGCAGAAATCTATAGCATGCGGaagccagctaatgcaaaaagcaaagtttctttgttgcagggtgtttttacGTGACCTGGATTGGTCCATCCCCATGACACtctcttccaatgagcagttgccatgaagggcgggGCCACGCCCAGTACTATCGTAGAAAGGGTCaataattaacagactgcatgtagaattTACGTGGTAAGTTTGTGACTATATCACATCAAAGGTTACAAGATgaatactgtttgtgctactagtttttcatttacaccaatgtattgcaaatgtcactagctttcgttcaataccagacatacatttcagacacttacagataattttaatctgctataagggttaaaacaacaaattaattaacttggttggttggaataaacatagcatatgaggaaaaccatggcatattattcaaagatactCTGCCTTAGTTTTGAAATTTTAGGAGATTGTCTTTCATTtgtatgcattattttctctttgtctctacgaaattgtacatctggcaggatgtgccAAAGGCGAGCACATGACCATGCAGAGGAGTCATTCAAAGTCTCGTGAGGCGGTTcccgctgaaaatcctgtaaagccccattgtttaagtttattagtcattcactagttagctgaagggtaccagaacatctgcagccAAATATTAATGCAGCTATTCAAGTAAATTGGGTCTCTGTTATCGTGATGGTACAAGCCCTCAGGCCAGTTCAATGACTGAGACAATTTGGCGCTTGGCGAAGATTTCAGATTCAACGCGTATTGACCACTGCAATATGCCCATTAGTTACTtcactttgcaatcaaaaaatgttgttattatagAGGCCAATGGAGCAGaaaacagccatgaatataatgaaaagtgagtaaatttttattaaaaactttttattttttatttcaaagcattttccctgAATATGTTAAAATTAGATGTCCTCAAACATCAGTCCGTTtacagaaacacagagaaagttttggcccaattaagcctcaaaatcaccccagaatggataaaaatgacccaacagcacacaaggggaaaggtgcacattccagacaggtatgtctcatgtctgcaaggcaaatattcagcagtttgttcagctgttaccccagaaattttttttctgatgtgtttaccagtcaggcacagaataAACAAGTATTCCCTGTGTGGTGATATGTGAAACAGGTTATTGAGATTGGCTGTTTTGTGTCGGGGTCCAGGGTTGCTGGGGCAAGGGGGGCGGAGCCAGCACGAGCAGGCTGACACAGAAGGCAGAAAGATCCCTAATGAGTGCATGCTTTAATGAAGTTATATTTTGAGTTCTAAAGGGATGGTTTACTCTGTTTAACATGACATGGTGTCAGAATGAAAGTTCTCCACGCACTCCTATGATCTGAGGAGGATGGAAGAATAATGGAGAACTTTCACGCGCTGAAGATTTTGATTTCGCACGGCCGTCATGTTGGCCGGCGTGGAGGCAGCGTTTTGCACGATTAAGAATTTCAATGAAACTTGACAAGGAAGACAGAGATGTACAGGTGAATTCACTGCTCTATGCAATGGGCAAGCAGGCTGAACCCATATTCAGcacatttttgttttctgtagCGGAGGAAAAGTATTACTAAAATGCAGTAGTTAAAAAGTTTGATGAACATTTTCTGCTCAAACGCAACTTGATTCATTTTCACAAACGGAATCAACGAAATTGTGAAAGTGTCGAAGCGTTCGTCAGGAGTCTGTCTATATGAGCTGGCAGAGTTTTGTGATTTTGGTGGAACTAAAGATGAGCAGATTTGCGATCGCATTGTGATTGGAATTGCAGATAGCAACGTGTCTGAAAAGCTGCAGTTAGAGCCCGATTTGACGCTGGAGAAAGCGATACAAATTGCTCGGCAATCGGAACTGATTAAAACGCAAAGCGCTGATATTCGAGGAGCAGGTGATGTAAGTGAAGTGGGCTATAAGTCTAAGCACACGAGACAATTCAAGAAATACACAGGAGGTAAATACAGAAATCCTGACACTAAACAAAGAGATGAAAGTAGTAAAGTTACATGTTCAAGTTGTGCACGTAAGCACGAATATGGGGCCTGTCCTGCTCAGGGTAAACAATGCCGCAGATGTAATAAAACAGGACATTTTGAAGTCGcttgtaaaacaaaaactgtaaaagaagTGACCAGTGACAAACAAGATGATGAAACTAAGGGAACATGGTTTCTGGGGTCAGTTTCTGATGATGCTAACGAGAATGAGCGGCATGTAAAGTTATCAATACAGGGGACTACGGTTAATTTCAAGAATGATACTGGCGCAGATATCACAGTCATGTCTAAACAAACATTTCTAAAACTTCCTGTTTGCCCACATCTTACTAAAGCATTTGCTGACATCATAAGTCCCGGTGGCAAATTGGACTGTATTGGTAAATTCTTCGCCTGTACAGAAAGGAAAGGACAAAGTGTCAGTTTCTGGACTTATGTTGTTACAGGCCCATACACTAACAACCTCCTCAGTCGTAAAACTGGCTGTGAAATGAAACTGGTGAGTAGAGTTGATTCTGTCAACATGGAGGACTGTGTTTCCAAAACTGTCTGGTGCATGCATATTCTCCACGTTAGATGCATCCAGTGCATTCTGACAGATATCATTGGATTCAAGCTGCAGCAAACTCACCACTTTTATAACGCCTATTGGCCGCTTCTGTTTCCGGAGTCTACCCTTTGAAATAACCTCCGCTCCGGAGATATTTCAGAGAGAAATGAGCACTCTTCTCAAAAACCATGCTGACTCTGTTGCAGTGATGGACGATATACTGGTGTTCGGTAGAGACAAGGAGGAGCATGATCGCAACCTCAAAGCAGTCCTAAATTCTGTCAGAGACTCTGGTCTTAATTTGAATAAAGAGAAGTGTCACTTTGGAAAATCTGAAATTCAATTCTTTGGACATATTATTGGAAAGGATGGGATCCGGCCTGACATTAACAAATTTAGATCTATAACAGAGCTCCCTTGCCCTACGAATCTGATTAAATTGCGACAGGTCTTAGGGATGATAAATTACCTCTGTAAATTCCTTCCAGGTCTTTCATCAGTTCTTCATCCAATGACTGAGCTGCTTAAGGGTGACACTAAATGGACCTGGAGCGAGGCACAGATGTAGGTGTTTAACAGGGTGAAGAGCATGTTGACCACAGCACCAGCGTTAGCGTTCTATGATACTACAACACCACAGTGGTCAGCGTTGACGCAAGTAGTTATGGTCTAAGTGCTGCCCTGTTTCAGCAGCAAGAAGAAGGACTACTTCCGATTGCTTTCTGTTCAAGGACTTTAACTGAGACTGAACGCCGCTACTCACAAATTCGAGATGGAATGCCTAGCTGGAGTGTGGGCATGTGAACAGTTCTCGCGTTACTTGCAAGATATGGACAACTTTGAGCTTCAGACTGATCATAAGCCACTTGTACTATTGATTAACACATACGATGTTGACAAAGCTTCCTTAAGGTGCCAACGGTTACTGATACGTTTGATGAGATTTAATGTCAAAGCAGTGCATGTACCAGGCAAACAGCTCATGGTGGCTGACACTCTTTCTAGAAATCCTCTGACTCATTACTCATTGAGTCTGACACAGAGCATGACCTGACAGTGTTTGTACAGGCAGTACTGTCCACTAAGCCGGTGAGTGAAGATGGGTTAAATGCCGTAAGGAAAGCCACGCTCCAAGATACAGATCTCCAGTTGGTTTGCAAGTGCATCCGCCAAGGATGGCCCAGTAAGACATCTCAGTTGACAAGTGTGCTGCACAGGTTTTATGCTGCTGGGGCTCACCTTCCGGAAATTGTTGGACTTTTGCTGTATGAGGATATAATTGTGATTCATGGTTCACAGAGACCGGAAGTGTTTCGTCTGCTTCACACAGGTCATCAGGGCCTCACGAAGTACAGGGAGAGGGCTAATATGTCTGTATGGTGGCCTAGAATAGCCAAAGACATCACAAAAACAGTAGAGACATGCGAGTTCTGTCAAGTCTATAAGTCGACACAAAAGAGAGAACCCCTGATGGTTACAACCGTTCCTGGTGGGCCATGGCAAAAGATCGCTGTGGACATCTGTGAACTAGATGGTAAGAAATCCCTAATAGTGTTAGATTATTATTCTCATGATATTGAGATTGCACCTCTACAAACTATTACAAGCCAGCTGGTGATTAAGCATCTGAAAACTATGTTCGTTCGGTGGGGGATCCCATACAAACTTATAACTGACAATGCTACTCAGTTTACATCTGCTGAGTTTGTGGAGTTTAAAACGACATACGATTTCACTCACACTACCTCCAGCCCTCTCTACCTACAGGCTAATGGTGCAGCTGAGAGGAATGTTGCTATTGCAAAAAGAGTGTTGAGGCAGCCAGATCCACAGCTAGCTTTAATGAGCTATCGTGCTACACCCATCAATGCCACGGGACTGAGCCCAGCTCAACTGATAATCGGACGTCAGATCAGAAAGACAGTTCCAATACTACCAAAGAAAGTTTATTGTGCAAACAAATTAAGGCACAATCTCTTGCCGAAACAGAGACACATTCAGAGTGTCCCGGATATTCCATGTTGCTAAAAGGGAACTTGTTATATATTTACTAAAGGGGGGCTTCATCAATTTAAAGAGGGGAGATGTGGTGATATGTGAACAGGTTATTGAGATTGGCTGTTCTGTGTCGGGGTCCAGGGTTGCTGAGGCAACGGGGGCAGAGCCTGCACGAGCAGGCTCACACAGAAGGCAGAAAGATCGCTAATGAGTGCATGCTTTAATAAAGTTATATTCTGAGTTCTAAAGCGATGGTCTACTCTGTTTAACATGACACCCTTGTCTGCTTAacaaattttagaaaaacattttgttgaaattattaatatatacgaATAAAAATAGTCAATTTGCAGCGTTTAAATCtgtcttatcaatatgaccaaaagacttttatgatcaattatgtaagaaactctgaaaactggactgacacagtttcaatttactataacctctatgttaagcagctttgacacaatttacattgtaaaagcactagatgaATAACAATGAATGCATTTAATCTGTACATGTTAATGGACCAAAGAatatatgatctgatttattttacatttaatgtgcatcaaaattacagtgtgtgtagccaatgtttccagtgtcttttcacttttcagcttttaatttaagacattttaagacttaatgaaaactaatgttttatttatttatttcagaccaaatTGAAGAGTATGAGGGGAATAAAGAAGAGGatcatcatgtcaaaattgaggaaaaaactaatttacagactgatggtattttgaaaaggagagacaagaatcatttcacctgcactcagtgtggaaagagtttcagctgctcatcacaccttaataatcacacgaggatccacactggagagaaaccattcacatgcactcagtgtgggaagagtttcagccaatcatcatcccttaatctacacatgatgagccacaatggagagaaaccattcacttgcacccggtgtgggaagagtttcagccgctcatcacaccttaatgaccacatgaggatccacactggagagaaaccattcatgtgcactcagtgtgggaagagtttcagcctatcatcatcccttaatcaacacatgaggatccacactggagagaaaccattcatgtgcactcagtgtgggaagagtttcagcctatcatcatcccttaatttacacataaggatccacactggagagaaaccattcacatgcactcagtgtggaaagagttttggaagaaaatgcCATCTTAAGATTCACATAAGGGTCCACACTGgaaagaaaccattcacatgcactcagtgtgggaagagtttctgccaatcatcacaccttaatctacacatgaggatccacactggagaggaaccattcacatgcactcagtgtgggaagagtttctgccaatcatcacaccttaatctgcacatgaggatccacactggagagaaaccatttgcaTGCACTCAGTGTTGGAGGAGTTTTAACTACTCctcaaaccttaataaacacataaggatccacactggagagaaaccatttgcaTGCACTGAGTGTGAGAGGAGTTTCAATCAATCCtcatcccttaataaacacatgaggatccacactggagagaaaccattcacttgcactcagtgtggaaagagttttggaagaaaatgcaatcttaagattcacatgaggatccacactggagagaaaccattcacatgcactcggtGTGAGAAGAGTTTTAAcaaatcatcaaaccttaataaacacatgaggatccacactggagagaaaccattcacttgcactcagtgtcggaagagttttaactgctcatcacaccttaataaacatatgaggattcacactggagagaaaccattcaattgcacttaagccgcggtcacaatggacttttctccccatagacttccatgtATACGCATGCGAATGTCTCAGACCGAAAACGCAAGTCTGTGTGttttgcagttcactgcattgcaaagttcaagcttggtgaactttgacctgtgaaatcacatcacttgactgtgtaagACCAATCgttgatcaaaacatgacctctctggacagaaatgtaaaatatggaccaatcgctcactttttttaatgtctaatcatcttgtttaatcccgctccttttctagggctgctcgattatgggtaAAATCAAAAGCACGATCATTTTGGTCATAATTTTatatcacgattattcaaaacaattatcagttggtcaaaattattcgcccttctgtgaattttttttttgtatataaatatatcccaaatgatTATTAACAGacgaatttttcacaatatttcctataatatttttttcttctggagaaaggcttatttgttttatttcggctagagtgaaagcaggtttaaatattttgaaatctaTTTTAATAGCTTAGTATTtctagctcccttaagcaatatatattttaattgtctgagaagaaactactgttatacaatgacttgcctaattacactaattaagcctttgaatgtcactttaagctgaatactagtatcttgaaaaatatctagtaaaatataatgtgctgtcacagcaaagataaaagaaatcagcaacaaatgtgtacaactataAAGGGGGCGGTATAAGATGCattaatcgtttatctcgatcaATTGTTTTCCATACTCTGTAGAAGACAAAATCAAAAccagattttcgattaattgcacagccctacccttttcgcagcgccatacaacagaatttcgcatgctcaaactctagtgtgaccgcagcttcggtgtgggatgagattcagcaactcctcagaccttaataaacacataaagACCCATActagagagaaaccattcacattcactcagtgtgggaagagttttagctGATCAGCAATCCTTAacgaacacatgaagatccacactggtgtgaaagagtatatgtgcttgagtgtgagaagacttttattacagctccaaaattaaaactgcaccagacgattcacactggagaagaccgtacaagtgttcacactgtgacatgtctgaataatgtttgaaaaggctgagtgacggtatactgttttccaacactcttacactgcagtaggtggggttgtaaatgtgttgcgttCCTCGCGTTTACTGTAAACACGATGGTGGCGGCtaagagaagaacagtttcatacaCATCTGGCAAACCACCTCTGCAGCTTGAAatctctttgcaagtgattgtacaggtgcggatacatctgtacttTACTCTCCAGTatattcatgtagctagtgttgttttggatgatgttctctgtctgactccctgaatgagaaacaaatcactgggaagacgctgcacatcaaagaaggtggagctccaggacggttagtttgcagtataccagggcTTCAAGTTTAGAAAGCTCATTCAATTGTCCagtgttgcatcttttattagtaaagtttctttatttttaggttcaagattctttctagtttactacatttacttttctgagtagaatacaaacttgatgaatattttatgatttaagcagagcgacaggtattaagttttacaatattaatacactgtgatgatcccaagactccagattggagtatgtggtaaatcctgattggatgcctgcattactcatcaatggatttataaaagttgttgtgctagaTACACCAGGAAGCTGTGGTTACTCGGGAGTCCCCATGTCTAGACCTGCcctctcattgactctttaaccttatggttttgttttgcattacttgtatcatgtagttaaagtgttgttgtgattatattctttattatagttctttatcttcattattatccctagacatttgttggttgctttgattgattgttctatgagtgacattttataataaataatttgcattcaggctattttgttggctcatctctcttttatgttgcgactcaaacaagcgggtcataacactttgtaaaatgtgtccggttgtatctgagatcttgtctttTCAGTCATGATCATAGGTGAGTGTAGGAACCAAGACTGAGCGAtaaattgagaacattgccttttgcctcagctccttcaccataacagacaatcacatcaactgcattactgctgccgctgcactgatccatcttGCAATCTTACATTCCATTcctcatgtaaaaagaaaaaaatcgcaGATACTCTATTTAGGGTAAGAACTCAACGCCAAACTGGAGATGGCTATCTTTTTCCAGTCAAGCTCCATGCTttctgacttagaggtgctgtttctttccctTCCATGTCACACTCAGTAGCAAACTGTCCCaatgcatgctgaaggtccatgtcctgTGAAGCCAAAACGCTGTTATATGGAAATGGAAGAGACAGTtctagcctgcacctaaaattctgtcagtaaaaattattatatttttgagatcagccttaaaagaaacacatttacaaaataaaatgaataaatggatagatagatagacattgtagtggtggaaggggaagtaggatggcttgttcaactataaaccaagatggagctctctcaggagggatggaccagtgcACGAGATGTCTCAACCCtttttttatcaactggctgttgcagtgtactcctatgcaacctaGGGTGCTTATTGTTCCAAATAAATTGACTAAatcatcaaaatgttttaaatatcgtaaataaaaatttacagggatatactgaaatagagaagtaactttaggaaggATATTAATtttgagtatgatagtttgtagagctgtgaacctacactggtctcacggttcagttcggttacaattatcatgcaattgatttggttcaattagatatcacggtgcattgacaatgctttccatacacagttttatattttcttcatagcagcaattcttgtattaaaatgtatgaatatatttatatactatttgtaatacaattttgtcatttaatataaacagtcagatatataaactacCTTTAAataacacgagcatttatagcaattaatttaaacaaatataaatatcccgctcactTTCTGATCTTTGTCTAGTTCTcatacacccctttgattggtcacacccgcgattggctcttgcgcgcTGCACTCTTTACAGATGAGTAACACTGATAAGTGGCAggcggcagcggcgatcacagctgatccatcatAGATaaggtggagaaaactctgcaggcacgtGCTCGTGCCTgaatccagaagtatcgctgtaaaacagccgagtagagaaaaagtcacgccagcaggtcaaatgggccacagtgagagagaaagagagagagtgagaaagaaagaaatgaagtattttcattctctcaatcacagtgaaataggggcttctgctgtgttagtgaaagactgatccagcaaacacacaggtagtgaaattgtgcacagtttctgagtTTTAATTAgatggagcgttgtaaatactcgtgctcgcctccctcgccatagcgcatatgagataaatgacgtcagtacacaataaccggttatgacctgaaccgataccgaaatgtcagcgtctgcatcgcggtgcaccgaagaaacaagtaattttgacacccctaacaatttgttattttgactacctcagagcagtggttctcaattctggtgcttgtgcaaaatgagttgacaaccgtcCCAAATAAATTATATCTCttattactagatcttagaatcacacctgagaaaccacaaaagcagagatttggcttctctataactgcttaagatcaatttgcaccaggtcatcaagagacaacatttgtttgagtttctttcgctGACTGGCCTCGACGAAACATGGcgttcctgattggttggtgactcgACTTAAGTGACAATCTTGGGATTCACTCGCAtgtgagtggaagttgtcctGGGTTACCGGGGTGACAGACTCTGCTGCGAGTCGATTTACAGAAGGTTTTTTTGCAGTTTCGGTGTTGCATGGAAAGTTCTTTGCAACCTGATTGCGTAACGGTGCAGTGTCCGAAAGCAAGGCAAGAGGGGGCAGAGAGCAGCAGCGAGCATGAGCGAGcgaaaggttttggaaagtgatttaTAGCTTGTGCTCACTCCCAGATTGGAGGCTTCTTGAGGGGATGTAGGCCTTCATTAGTAGGTggagggtgcagtgccagtgatTTGAACTTGATACGAGCCTCGAGcggtaaccaatgcagagagataaagagaggagttacatgggctctcattgaagaccaggtgagctgcagcgttctggagcaTCTGTAGAGGATTAAGGGTGCAGGATGGGAGTCCAGCTAGAAGGGCACTGTCGAAGTCcagccttgaaatgacaagaATTTGCAGtaaaagttgtgcagcatgatctgttaaccagttaaactctagtgctattttgggatttccgcctggattttgcctacccaaatttaaaagattcccaaatccacatgcagaggtgtaaatgcaaaaatttggtataattttaaagaaaaccctttgaatttttataaaatactattgaaagtgtttaaaataactgtatatgttgtctgtgttataataaacacctaaaaaagaggtgctttttg
This region of Danio aesculapii chromosome 4, fDanAes4.1, whole genome shotgun sequence genomic DNA includes:
- the LOC130222393 gene encoding gastrula zinc finger protein XlCGF57.1-like, with protein sequence NGEKPFTCTRCGKSFSRSSHLNDHMRIHTGEKPFMCTQCGKSFSLSSSLNQHMRIHTGEKPFMCTQCGKSFSLSSSLNLHIRIHTGEKPFTCTQCGKSFGRKCHLKIHIRVHTGKKPFTCTQCGKSFCQSSHLNLHMRIHTGEEPFTCTQCGKSFCQSSHLNLHMRIHTGEKPFACTQCWRSFNYSSNLNKHIRIHTGEKPFACTECERSFNQSSSLNKHMRIHTGEKPFTCTQCGKSFGRKCNLKIHMRIHTGEKPFTCTRCEKSFNKSSNLNKHMRIHTGEKPFTCTQCRKSFNCSSHLNKHMRIHTGEKPFNCT